A segment of the Aptenodytes patagonicus chromosome 3, bAptPat1.pri.cur, whole genome shotgun sequence genome:
AGCTACTTCAATGCatgttttgaaataataattcTCAGCTTAactttctttcttgtttccccttttcatttTGGTCCTTACCTCAGTTTTCTCTACTTTCTCATTCCCTGATCTGTTTGAGCAGTTCCCCTAACATTTAAAATCTTAAGTGTGGTGCTATCTCCATTAAATTGTGCTCCAAATCCTTATCTGTTTTGTGCTGTCATTAAAATGTAAATCTAGCTTGGGAATTCATGCTAGCAATAGGCATAAATTTGTTTTAACTTTGAGCATGTTGGCCAGCCAACAGACAGATTGGGTCCTAAGACCTTCAGACCTCCAACAAGAGAACAAACACACTTTACAGAGGGGTAGGCAGagaattttgtttgttgttttggattAGCTACATGTCCTGACCTTTCATTGAGGAATTCAGCATTTGACAAAGCCATTGCTGTAGCGTGCTGATGGAATCAGCTGATGTTGACTCTTCTGCATAAGTACATCTGCTGTACTTCGTCCAAGAATTGGAACAAATTCCTGTTAACGTGATTAGAAGTAAAAGATCAACACCTTAATATCAGAAGAGGAATTATCAATGTGAAACATTTTCTTATGAAGCATAGGTCAAATGTGTAGAGGCATTCATTCCTCAGTGCTATCTTGAGTGTAGTGAGACACTGAGGTTATTAAATAAACCTGCAGTTTTAGTCATGTTAAATACAAGTAACAATTAAGGTCCATTCAAGGTGTCTTAATGACTTGCTTAAAAAATTATCTGTACTGAAATTCTTATATGTAATACTGAGGATTTCTCTTCAGCCACGCTAAGCTTAGCAAGCAGCTGGGTGTGAGATAAAGCACTTGCCACTTTCTCTCAATAAACACAGACAAGTACGCAGTTGGAACAGCCACGTGATTACACTAATTTAGCTGAGCTTGGTTGGAGCTGACCACAAGATTCATGGATGAAATTCAGGTGGAATTTTACGTTGGGGTGAGGGACCCTGATTAATACAGTGTCTGTGTTAGGCAAACTGAACCGTCTGTCTTCTGCagcatgtgttttgttttactctttccTGAAGCCAATGAAccatataaattatttttatttaaattgctatGTGATGTTCTTAACTGGCGCCATGCTGCTTTGGAAGTCATCTACAACAGTACACTGATGATTAGATGAGTTTTCTGAAATGGTTTCATTTGATTTCATGATGAAGTTAGTCACTTGAGTCAGGTTTGAATCTCCTGTTGCTCCAACAGAAGGGGATCTTAGAACTATCTGAACAGGAATGTATTTCTAAAGCCTGAAAAGGTATGCAATAACTTACAGTTGTTAACACGACCGATTTCACTATTCTAATAGTAATCCATAGAGTGTCTTGCATCCGGGTGGTATCCCATAGAGGCAGGAGTTTTAGCACTAATAACAAATGGTAGGGGTTGCTAATCACATTTTTAAGCCCCCTATCTGCGAGTTTAGGCATGATGAAAGAAGTATCTTTATCATGGAACTGTTTGAAGTAGTTTGCAGCTTACTCCAATTCTCAGTATTTACAGTTTTTATAGACTACAGATAGCTCATGAAATAAAGCAGACATGGTCACAACGAGCAGGAATTGCAATGATCTAGTAACTGTTGAAGTGATCTCAAAGACTGCTCCTGAAAAAGCTGGGCCCTCAGGAAGGCAAAAGTGAGATTCAGAAGCGGAAACTTAAAGGAAGCTGAAAGATGCACGTTGCTGTGATACTAACAGTCTCCAAGTTTTGGAGAAAAAGTCACCCGCACATTTGATATAAACATCTGTTATATAGTTCTTTCTATCAAATCACCAACCTTTTAAAGACAAACCTAATAAAGTACTTAAAGTTCTTATAGACAAAAATACTGGTCCAAAATTGCTTTCTTCAAGTATTTTGACGTAGCTGGTACTTAGCCTTGAATATATAGCCAGTAACTTCCCCTGGCTAATAATAGTTTCTTAGATGCTTCCTTCTTACTGGTGTGACCAGAACTGCTTAGTCTTAAATAATTCAGTACTTGCCTTCTGCGCAAGCCTGTTCAGTAGGAAGGCACTAGTTACTGAATGTGTCAGAGAATCCAGTTTTGGCTGCTGTCTTTCAAAACATAACCAAGAAGGTCACAAAAGGATTCTAATATTCATTCAGGCATTAGAAAAGTGGGAAGCTGGACCCATGTCTTCAGGGTGGAGCCCTGATGACCATAGGCTGTTTTGGGATGTTGAGAAATCTGGTCTTTGTTGAAGATGCCTGTTGTAGCAGAGAACTTAGAGAATTTACATATGGAAAAAAACGTCTGGTCTATGGcagacataaaagaaaaaaagagtgccAGTCTGCTTCCAGATGCAAATACTGTTCAGGCAGTTCTCTTATGCCATACAAAATGCATCAACTAGTCCTTTGAACAGAAACTAGAATTTCAGTGCAGCCTTAACTTGACCCATGGAGAGCaattgctgcttctgtttgtaaTGAAAACCTGTTGCATTAACCTACTTGTACAatgcttttaatttctgtggcaagttagaaaaaaaaataattatagctATTTCAGGAGCCATAATGTAAAACATCACTGCCATGTGTCCAGGCATAACTGTTAAATCTAACTATAATTACAAAGGCAAGGAGGCCGCCTCATGATGGCTGTGACTTTGTGCACTTAACCTTATCCATAGAACTGGATTATGTAGTTTTTAATTATGGCAAATGTAGAGTACAACCGTCTGAACCGAAAGGAAATTAAGTTACGCTGCTCATGGGGAGTACATTGAGGTGTGAAAAGTTGCAGCAGCATGTGAATTATAGGGTGTAGTTACACCTGCATAACATATCCACCTGAGTGTCCCTGAGCACCACTTACTACTTTTGTATGAAACAAGTGGTCCTAACCCTTGGGTTTTTTCATCCTCAAACTATACATCCAGATTATCTAATGCCCAGTTATTTATGGCTACTGCTTGCAGCATTCAGGAGGAAGAGTTCATTGAAGCCTCCTCACTCTGTTTGACCCAAGCATCAGGGATTCCCTGCTGCTAATCCTACTAGTCGGATAGAGTCCTAGATAGTTTGGCTATGtgtgaaaaacaagcagcaaTTTGGACCAAGTACCAGCACAGAAAAACTTAGGATAGCTATAAATTTATGTCATGAGGAAATCAGAAAAGAGGCTTCTATTCTCCTTGCTAAGCCCTGACCCAAAGTTGTAGCTGAGAAATGAGTGGGCCAACAATGTGTCTTTAGCTCATTGTCACAGGTCTTCATACCACATAAATATTCTTTGTAATGTATCCTTGTAATGACTGGCAGTGTGCCTGCCTAGCCTGACAACTGGTACATTTGCAAGTATTGTATACCTTgatattttaatctttatttatgCAGGGACTCAAACCAATAGTTTCCACTGAATCCCCAGCTCTGATTTTTGGAACAACAACTAAACTTGCTTCAGATTTACCAGCAACTGATTCTTTCTTGGGTAAAAACAAGGTGCCAGACCTACAGAAACTTTTTCAGGTAACAACTACTTTGAGAGTAACttaaagaaaactggaaagtGGGACATATCTTTCCGTATTTTAATGTGGCTAACTACTTTTGTCATTCTACAATACCAGAATTTTGTAAAGTCTAGTTAAGAAAGCATCAAGTATAGTATAACCTGTATACTTGTACTATACTACAAGGTATATATGCCTTGTATAGGAGATAAATACAGAAAGTGGAAAGTCTAGTAACATTGTCTGTCTTTTCACTGGGTTCAGAAGATGCTTATTGTATTATTTGATTATTGGAAGTACTTTCTGTCTGGGAATCCAAGCGTATGCCTTAAAGCGGATCTGGAGGAGCAAAGCAGATCATTACTGTTTTGTGTATAATAATTTGAATATTACCGAAGCTGTTCATGATGCAGTATAAGAAGAGCACAGTAAGAAGTTTTCAAAGCCAGTTTGTTAGCTATGCAATTTCTAAGCGTACTAGGACTTTTCATAAAGCAAATCagttaagcatttttttaaaaacatcaagaATGTGCTTTATATAATGTTCCCTTTTCTCTCTTACATGCCACTTGCATTTGGAATGTGTCAGTCTGACTTGGTGAATAATTTTTTATACGTACCTTTTCACGTTCTTTTTTTAGTGACTCTTTTCCCACCCAGGTCctctttagaaatatttcaagatGCATTCTTTCTGCTTGCACTTAACAGCTTTGGCTAATAAAATTAACTTGCCTTTGTATTTGTCTCGCTAAATGAAAAGCACGTAATACACTTGATTGTAGATAGCCTATTTGTCAGGAGGTTTCCCTCATGGAAGTTTCTTAATTTGCCTGAGGTTGTTTGTTCCTTATGGCCTTGGTACAGgtgttcatttcttttttgtttgtttgttttctttttaaactcttcCCACAGAAAGCAGATGGACTGCCAGTACACCTGAAACGAGGAGTTCCAGATAAGCTGCTTTATCGGACCACTATGGCTCTAACAATAGGCGGGACTATCTACTGTCTAGTAGCACTGTACATGGCTTCACAACCAAGAAACCAGAAGTGAATGAACCACAACTCATGGGACTCGTGACGCTTCTCTGAAGAACCTCCTGCATGTAGCTCTTTGCACTTCCTTTAATTCTGTGATCATATAGGGTTCATTATTCAGATCAAATTTCTTGgagaaagtgtttttaaattgGTTGCCTTATGTGTTCTAGAAATCAATATGCACAGACTTAAAGACATCATTTTAACATATGGTTGTAGCTTTGCATTTGTTGTCTTGCAGGAGCGTATGAACAGTTGGAGAAAGTTAAGctttgccttccttccctcccccaactTAAACAATGTTAGAGATAGGACAGGACAAATACTTTGTGGGCTGTGCTCCACGTTCCTTAGTGGGAGGATGCTGCTGGTTTCCAAAACagtaaaagcaaataatttaattattataaCATACGGGGAACCTGTTTCTGTCATACGCAGCTCATTTTACATAAGCAGGTGGCAGTGGAACTTTCCCAAATGCTGGTGTCTTATT
Coding sequences within it:
- the COX7A2L gene encoding cytochrome c oxidase subunit 7A2-like, mitochondrial isoform X1, which translates into the protein MYYKFNGFTQRLVGAAASAAYNPQGLKPIVSTESPALIFGTTTKLASDLPATDSFLGKNKVPDLQKLFQKADGLPVHLKRGVPDKLLYRTTMALTIGGTIYCLVALYMASQPRNQK
- the COX7A2L gene encoding cytochrome c oxidase subunit 7A2-like, mitochondrial isoform X2, yielding MYYKFNGFTQRLVGAAASAAYNPQKADGLPVHLKRGVPDKLLYRTTMALTIGGTIYCLVALYMASQPRNQK